The sequence CCTTATTTTCAGCATCTCCAGCAAAGGATCCTCCATCACAATACCGTATCTTTACTCTATTCCAGTTAAAAAAATCTGCATGTAAAAAACTAAGATGACAAAATGATGAAAAAAGCTGGTATTCATTTCACAGTTCTATTGAAGACGAAATTATGAACCTGGATTTTCTTCAGCCCTGTTGCTAAGTATCCCTGTAAATGGAAGTTGTCTTTCAAAATAGGTTGAAGACCCTCGATGTGTCTTTTTGCGATATACACACGATCTAATACTGTTGCACCATCCTCCGCCCTGACACGCACCTCAGCTGATAAGATTCATGTGTAcacgtaaaaaaaattatagctaTGTATGGTTTATGCCAACCGAAAAAGGAACTTGAAGTCCCAATATCATAAACTTAAAGCATGGTTAGTCTTTTGGCAGTAGGGagaaactaaaatttttatttttgctttATCTAAGGATCAATCACTAGTTACTTCAcaagataaattaatttttttaaggtTTCATAGAAGTTTGAAAAATGTAAACCTAGACAGGTAAGAGAAGTAACcttgtatattttaatatttttatgtttgaatATAATGATTTCACTTCAATAAGTGACACATAGCTATTTCACGTGCAAATTTCATGGTTACATTAATACGAGCTTCATAGGCTTTTTTATCAAAGCTACAAGAATATAAGAAATTAGAAGGTGTGAATATGATGCTAATTATGGACGCTGAGAATCTAAATAAACAAGAGTGGTTCTAGAGTCTGTTCAACAACCAAACACTTGACATGTAGTTTTCttgttaacaaaatatttatgattactAACTGAGTAAAGGCACGATCAGAAGTAAAATAGAAAAGTGAAAtgaatttaaatgtaattattcaCAAAGTTGAGATTGTGAATACACCTCCAACTGGATGAGCCAACTGTTTACTCCTGCCCCAAAGCCATGATGCAAGTGATAGCCAGGTAATGTTCCATCCAAACATACTGTAAAGTTTATGCACCAAGAATGAGGTCAATCATACAACTAACTTATTGTTTATCATTTaaattacttttaaaataataaagtaGTGGACCATTATAGATTAGTACAACTTTTCCCAAAGACCATAATTCCTAATGTGCTTAAATATCTCCAAAAGATGGCATATCTATTATCGAAAACCGAAGTGATTCAGCTACCCATTGCATTAATCTTGTTGAATCCTCAATCTAACATTATACttatatatgaataattttATGTTGCGGATTGAAATTTAAGGTGAAGCCCTTTTAATAGTGATCTTATAATGTTTAGCTTATTTGATCTTTAATGTGTTGGGTTTTATAGCATTTATAGATTGACGACTAACTCAATTTTTATGAGGAGATTAAatggaaatgaaaaatataaatggaATGGTTATTGTTCTCAAATCACACCTATTATTATATTCTACCAAACACTTTAGTGTCACAGGTAAAACGGTGagaaagttaaaaaataatagttattaATGTTAAAGGATCATCTTTGGAAAATCTTTGACCTAGTAGTAGGCTAAAAGTACGGCTTCAAAGAATCATAATGTGAGAACATAACAAAATCAACTCAAGCACTCCAAGAATCATGCGttagaaaagagaaaaaatgaCGAACACACTAAAATCACTCTACTTATTACTATCCAAAAAACACCACCACAGAAATCTAGCTTTACAAAATTatgaaagaaaagaagaaacatAGATTGAGATCCAATGcataaatatgaaaaacaatGGCTGCAAGAAAAACTAAagtaaaaacaagaaaataaattcaatgccAGTTACAAGTTTATCATGAAAATTAAccccaaagaaaaaaaataaggaaCTTCAAACAAAGCAGAAGAAGCCAGAATTCAATAGAATTGTCACACACACGTACACACATACgtaaagagagagagagatatatatataccagCGCCTTTGGCAGCAGCTCCATGAACAAGAGTAAGACCCACCATTAGAGCATTTGAAGGGAGAGCTGAAACAGACATTCCATAAACACTCTCCAAAATTGACACGGACTCCAAGAACGAGACATCCGTTCTATTCTTTCGAAAAAATTcatcaaattcaaaactttCAACGACACAGTTTCTCAAAATTAACACAGAAAAAATCACAGCCCAAAATTCCAAAACCCTTCCCATAACCTTCAATTTCCCTATAATTTGCAATGAAATTAACAAAATGCACCACTAcccaaaaattatataaaagcaagaatcttttttcttaaaatgcaTTTATGTTAACGAATCACGGCAAGTATAACAAGTGTCCTGGATCAAAAATAAGGGACACCTGTAAACAGCCCAACGACACCAAATACATGAAATGAGGCACATAATTTGTGAATCTGGTTATGTAAAGAGAACCATTGTTTCTTGGGAAAAATTGGGTAATTTCTTGGAGATCTGAATAGAGAACTGTTGTTTTCAGGAAGCAAGAGATTTTATACCTGCCGGGAAGTTTGaagatttttataattatttcattttcCCCGTGACGTGACGTATGTCTaatatttattacttaattaatatttacttCCAACCTACATATGCATTGTGTGTGTAACGTCACATAAAATAACTTATCTAATTAATATGTGTAAAGGTGAAAATGAatctaatataatttaatataattgaagtttcaaaaataaggaaaaatttaaggcaaaaacttatgtgagatggtctcacaggtcgtattttgtaagacggatctcttatttgggtcatccatgaaaaaatattattttttatgctaagagtattattttttatcgtgaatatcggtagggttgatccgtctcacagataaagattcgtgagaccgtctcacaagtcACAAGAGACCAACTCaaaatttaaagaatattttcagaaatattttgataatatgacattttgaaaagaaattgaAGTACGTAGTGGACTAGATTATATTGAgtaaaaagaagaagataacAGAGATATATTAGTTGGATGATATTTTATTACCATTAAGGCGCGCTCGCTTGGTTCGAAAGATAAAGTTATTGaattattatgaaaaaaatgataaaaagagAGATACGGAAATATAATATATGGTGACCAAATAGAATTATGTTTGGTGTGAATTTTTCATGAGATGTGATAAATTAAGGATTATTCTGATTTATACCAAACATACCTTTGCATCGGACGAGAAAAGAGAATGTCGACTTCTTTTATACTatgaagaaattaattaaagagaaaagtTCTAAAGAATATGATAAAGTTGGTAGCTTCGTGAAATAAAATAACCTCAAGTTGTAAAAATGGGTGGTTTTGAAATCAAAACCTTCCCCGCTTGACATATTTCAGGTTTGAACCGAACTTGAAAAAATGATCAATAAGATAATATCATTTTTGTTAATacgaagaaaaatatataaaatataaacaaaaatatcaaataacatataataatattcaaaatatatataatggactcaaataacataaaaaaaatatcctaCAAAAAACACTTTATGCTCCACATTCTATTCAACTATTAATTATTCTatacatttatttaaaattgaattgCTTATATTTATTTACTAGATTCATATCATCAACTTTGATTACTTTCTTAAATTTTCAGTTTTGAAGATGAGATTTAATGTCTGATTTGCCTCACGTTGTGGATGATATCCTCGACTATTCTTTCCACAGAGGTGAAAAGGAATGACAAGGTATTATTCAAATCTACCGTTTCAACAAAATCCATCTTCTAGAAAAtctttccaaaattttcaaCTCCGATCTTGTTTTTCCAATAAGGGATGCTTCGAGGACTCATCCAACGAAACCAATATTATTAAGTCACCGTTTGATTCGTGTGATATGACaagtaaatgatatataataagagtgattataaaataaaaaataagaataaataacacattatgataaattatatgtgttgacatgattttaacttgcttgattatttttaataattatttactaAAATGTCCTTATCATGTAGTAATTagtaatatattcttaaaatgattgaataaataaataaaatttttaaaattaattgatttaaaaattaaaattaaattaaaatattatatacacaaaCAAGATGATAAAAATAATGCATACAGTGCGGGCTGAACGGGCCTATGACAATCTTAATTATGCACACCAAACACATGATAAGCGAAGGATTAAAAATCAATCATCCCTTATCATGCACACCAAATAATGTCTAAAATACTTaacaataaaaatgaaaatagtcagttgttcaaaattcaaatattccATAACCCTCGTCTAGAAAACAGACAAGTTCCACGCATGCTTGCAATGTCTTCTTCTTGGCTGAATGTGTTCCATATAATCTTCTCTCAAATAAGAATAttataaactatttttttaaaaagaaatggaattttctaattaattaaatttgatataagatatttttttaacctgatcaaatatttttttttaaagaaaatgacatactcgaatttattttaagattattttcttaaaaattagtTGACCAGGTTGATTTTACAAATTTCTCCTATATATTTCTACCAAGTTAACAATAGTCTTAGATTGAATCGGACACATAACTATATTTTCTCAAGtcatcatatttatttatttatttaaaattaattaaatagaagGTCGACTTCTACAAAGATATATAAATAATCCACCCTAGCTCCTTTAATTCCCATCCCAAACAGCCTCGAAACATTTTCATTACATAATCTTTTTGTTTCAACAatggctgctgctgctgctgctgttgtgTTCAAGGTGCTAGCAATCATGTGTGTAATGATGGTAAGCCACAGAGTTTATGCAGATCCAGACATGCTAAAAGATATTTGTGTTGCTGATCTCACTTCAGGTTAGTaaatatctatctatctatctattatGCAACGTCATGTAAAAAATATAGAATAAATTGGTCACGGAATCTGGTCCtgtttgtttaatttatttgattaacatgATTTACTGGTTACTATATTAGTTGCACGGTACACATATACGTGTGTGTATAAAATATAGAATAAATTGGTCACAGAATATCGTTTTGTTTGTTTAATTTACTTTATCAATATGATTTACAAATTACTATGTTAATATAGTGATTTATCGAATACGTCTAAAGATAGCGACTGTACAACGGATGTTTTAATGAGCTAGATTGATCAATTTAACATAAACagtaaaaatcaattatttatcaaatttatttatttgtgaaaTAGTCACAATTTATCATATATTACCTTTTGACTCCGGATAAATGTAATTACATTTTTTATGCAATATAAAATTTAACAGCAGTAAAAGTCAACGGGTTTGCGTGCAAGTCAAACGCGACGGCGGACGACTTCTTCTCCGCCGCCCTGGCTAATCCCGGCATCACCAACTCCTTCGGCTCACTGGTAACCGGAGCCAACGTAGAGAGAATCCCAGGACTAAACACCCTCGGCGTCTCCTTCTCCCGCGTGGACTACGCCCCCGGCGGCATCAACCCGCCGCACACTCACCCACGAGCCACCGAGATAGTCTTCGTTCTCTACGGCGAGCTGGAAGTCGGCTTCATCACCACCGCCAACGTCCTCTACACTAAGATCATTAAGAATGGCGAGATATTCGTCTTCCCTAAAGGTCTCGTCCACTTCCAGAAGAACAATGGCGTCATCCCGGCGGCCGTGATCGCCGCCTTCAACAGCCAGCTTCCGGGGACTCAGTCCATCGCCACCACATTGTTCGGGGCTTCGCCGCCTGTGCCTGATAATGTTTTGGCGACTGCCTTTCAGATTGACACTAACGAAGTTCAGATGATCAAGTCCAAGTTCGCACCCAaataatcatatcatatatGGAGATTTGAACTTTGCGTTTGGtttaaataatttgttttcaTTCGTATACGTTATAATAAAATTTCCTATTTGTTGCCCAGCATTTACAAATAATAATGAATTAGCCATCGGCCGTAggcatttcataaaataacgttATAAATAATACAAGAACAAGTTGAGATAAGAGAGGAGCCAAAATTTTCTGACTTCTTTTGGTTTAAATTAGCCATCACAATTGCTTGCAATCGAATCAGTAGCGGGGAACATGCAAATTGATTTGTACAAGATAAAGATAAACTAGTATggttgaaaaatagaaaaaaaaaatagtctcTCGAAAAAGTTTGATAGAGTAAGTAACGTTTGATCAACTATCACATGTTTGATTATCCATACTGACACTTTTCGGACGAGCTCACCCAGGAACGTAGccagaaaatattttgatcctGGGCTGAATGAATCAATAAACaacattaaataatataaatcaaatatttaaaaattaaatattaatattacagaGTGATACAAACCAGATATAACCTACTGAAGATGTGTCATTCAGTTTTTCATTGAGTAAACCTCATCAATTATTGAATCAATGTCTATCCTTGCAGTAAACTCTCTTTTAACGTAGACAATCATAAAATCTGTCAATAACTCTTCTTCCATCTTATTCCGGAGAGGTGTTTTAAGAAGTTTCATAGCTGAGAATGATCGTTATGTTGTCGCAGTTGAAACAAGGAGCATTAAAACAAGATGAATCAATCTGTCAATTAAATGATAATGATATGCCTTTTCAGTCTCTAGTAATCATCGATATAATTCAGAAATAGTACAGATATTCTGAAACCTTTCATGAAGAATTATATCAAACTTATGATGACCAAACTGACTTTTCCAATAATGTAGTTCTTGTTTATTGAAATCATTAGGATATAATTTTTCTGCAAGATTATAAATATCATCAGCATTAAACACCTTAAAGTTGTCGAGGTTCCAAAGCAGAGCTAAGTCTAAGAAGTTCTACGGCCCCATCATCGAATCTGCTATTGAGTTCTCCCACTTGAAATCTATTGTCGCATTAAATACATCAAAACGGTAATGATGTTCAAATGTAATAGAATCCTTTTGCTGGCACGAACGTCCTGTAGCAGATCTATACCAAGCATTCATATATGGTATCTCAATACCATTATTTTCACAAACTGATTGCACGATCATTAGAAGAATATCATAACATTTTGCTCTCAAAGTATGAAGTAAATATTTGGTAGTTGAGACAAAATCTACTTTATTTAAAATGTCCAAAGACTTCTCTTGCAAAGCTCGACAAAACAAATTTGTGATCCCCATAATCTTATGcattaaatatatgataaatATGAAATCAAATGATCTCAATGCAATCAAAGAACCTGTAGCTTCCCCTCATATAGAATTCGAAGATGCTTCCTCCATCATGTGCTCAAGCACAATAATCACAGAGTTGTACATATCTATCATACTGCAAATCGACTCAAAATGAGAACTTTGCATGTCTTTCCAGCTCGTTGCAAAGTACCAATCTGATTAAGGCCAGTACTTGTGTCGCAAACAAATGAGAAGTAAAATGATTAATGAGAAATAAAATGAGAACTCAATTTTATTAATAAGAAATCATATGAATAAGGTTATAACTTGTCTCGCGAATACCAGTAGATATCATA comes from Primulina huaijiensis isolate GDHJ02 chromosome 2, ASM1229523v2, whole genome shotgun sequence and encodes:
- the LOC140969899 gene encoding nectarin-1-like; its protein translation is MAAAAAAVVFKVLAIMCVMMVSHRVYADPDMLKDICVADLTSAVKVNGFACKSNATADDFFSAALANPGITNSFGSLVTGANVERIPGLNTLGVSFSRVDYAPGGINPPHTHPRATEIVFVLYGELEVGFITTANVLYTKIIKNGEIFVFPKGLVHFQKNNGVIPAAVIAAFNSQLPGTQSIATTLFGASPPVPDNVLATAFQIDTNEVQMIKSKFAPK